A window of the Paralichthys olivaceus isolate ysfri-2021 chromosome 5, ASM2471397v2, whole genome shotgun sequence genome harbors these coding sequences:
- the LOC109645011 gene encoding nucleoside diphosphate kinase B-like, which yields MERTFIAVKPDGVQRGLCGEIIKRFEQRGFKLVAGKFLQASEDHMKKHYLDLKDTPFYAGLCKYMSSGPILAMVWEGQNIVKLARMMLGETNPADSKPGSIRGDLCINIGRNIIHGSDTVENAKTEIDLWFKAEEFVAYTPCAQAFLYE from the exons ATGGAACGTACTTTCATCGCTGTGAAGCCTGATGGCGTCCAGAGGGGCCTGTGTGGCGAGATCATCAAGCGCTTCGAGCAGAGAGGCTTCAAGCTGGTGGCTGGCAAATTCCTTCAG GCGTCTGAGGATCACATGAAGAAACATTACCTGGACCTGAAGGACACGCCTTTCTACGCTGGACTCTGCAAATACATGTCTTCTGGACCCATCCTCGccatg gtgtgggAGGGGCAGAACATTGTGAAGCTCGCCAGGATGATGCTGGGAGAGACGAACCCAGCTGACTCCAAACCAGGAAGCATCCGGGGAGACCTGTGCATCAACATCGGCAG GAACATCATCCACGGCAGCGACACCGTGGAAAACGCCAAGACGGAGATCGACCTGTGGTTCAAGGCCGAGGAGTTCGTGGCCTACACGCCCTGCGCCCAGGCCTTCCTGTACGAGTAA